One stretch of Muribaculum intestinale DNA includes these proteins:
- a CDS encoding DUF3853 family protein, translating to MTKDQLLKLPLWQYTGEQFLELLDSHFVKTPPAPTSVTSDENVATTAKRWLVYGIKGLCDLLQCSKATAHRIKNSGVIKDAITQSGRKIVIDAQKALDLMQAYKEGGEK from the coding sequence ATGACAAAAGACCAGTTACTCAAACTTCCTCTCTGGCAGTACACCGGAGAACAATTTTTAGAATTACTTGACTCTCATTTTGTCAAGACTCCACCCGCACCCACAAGCGTAACCTCTGACGAAAATGTTGCCACCACAGCAAAGCGTTGGCTCGTTTATGGAATCAAAGGACTATGCGACCTTCTCCAGTGCAGCAAGGCTACTGCACACCGTATCAAGAACAGTGGCGTAATCAAAGATGCCATTACACAATCAGGCAGAAAAATCGTCATAGACGCCCAGAAAGCACTCGACCTTATGCAGGCTTATAAGGAAGGAGGTGAAAAGTGA
- a CDS encoding AAA family ATPase, translating to MSEVKQDILRLWEEKQLRITDEIQTAPEVLYANGSVIGTLGNFSASTGKAKSKKTFNVAAIVGASLVNGKVLGYTVEFPDDKRTILYFDTEQSPYHCQKVMERALRLAKLPTDTHPENLKFAALRQLTPSLRLEVIEQAIINTPGVGLVIIDGVRDLMYDINCAKESTDLIGKLMEWTDKFQIHIHTVLHLNKSDDNARGHVGTELNNKAETVLQVSRSKTDDTVSEVCAAMIRAAEFDPFAFRINDYGLPEIASGYVFTEPGKKAKDPYPYKELTEEQHREALAVVFVNGPIKGCRNFEAALKAGYAACGHSYSNNKVKGLKTFLDNKGMIRYENREYIYNPDFYY from the coding sequence GTGAGCGAAGTAAAGCAAGACATCCTCCGACTCTGGGAGGAGAAGCAGTTGAGAATCACTGATGAGATTCAGACTGCGCCGGAGGTGCTGTATGCCAATGGCAGCGTTATCGGCACACTTGGTAACTTCTCGGCATCCACCGGAAAGGCGAAAAGCAAAAAGACCTTTAATGTAGCTGCCATTGTCGGTGCTTCGCTCGTCAACGGCAAGGTGCTGGGCTATACCGTCGAGTTTCCTGACGACAAGCGCACAATCCTCTATTTCGACACCGAGCAAAGTCCGTATCACTGTCAGAAGGTCATGGAGCGCGCTCTGCGACTGGCAAAACTGCCGACCGACACCCATCCGGAGAATCTGAAATTCGCGGCCCTGCGTCAGCTTACACCCTCGTTGCGCCTTGAGGTTATCGAACAGGCCATCATCAATACTCCCGGCGTTGGTCTGGTAATCATCGATGGTGTGCGCGACCTGATGTATGACATCAACTGCGCCAAGGAGTCCACCGACCTTATTGGCAAGCTGATGGAATGGACTGACAAATTCCAGATACATATACACACCGTCCTGCATCTCAACAAGAGCGATGACAATGCCCGTGGCCATGTAGGTACCGAGCTGAACAACAAGGCTGAAACCGTCCTTCAGGTGAGCCGCAGTAAAACAGATGATACCGTGTCTGAGGTCTGCGCCGCCATGATACGCGCCGCCGAGTTCGACCCGTTTGCATTCCGTATCAATGACTACGGTCTGCCGGAGATAGCCAGCGGATATGTGTTCACCGAACCGGGCAAGAAAGCCAAAGATCCGTATCCCTACAAGGAGTTGACCGAGGAACAGCACCGCGAAGCGTTGGCGGTAGTTTTCGTCAACGGCCCGATAAAAGGTTGTCGCAATTTCGAGGCGGCATTGAAAGCCGGATATGCCGCCTGCGGACACTCGTATTCCAACAATAAGGTCAAGGGCTTAAAGACCTTTCTTGACAACAAAGGCATGATTCGCTATGAGAACCGCGAGTATATCTACAATCCGGATTTCTACTATTGA
- a CDS encoding toprim domain-containing protein gives MIKEIKSIPLATFLSQLGHEPTARKGTRLWYKSPLRQEHTPSFKVETTLNCWYDFGLGRGGNIIDLATEIYRSTDLRYLMRCIADSCPVPSVQTVASSYPQRHSAPSMERFEVVPLEHRALVAYLQERGIPAHIAKAKCKEAHYNVNGRFYFAVAFENVSGGRELRNRYFKGCRGRKDISYLPWARDGPSKECAVFEGFIDYLSALTLGIISGADAIILNSVVNTNKAVPYLKGYTTINYYLDNDTAGRTALTELTAIYGSAVIDRSILYSEFNDLNEYLTNQSFTKNTLSNENK, from the coding sequence ATGATAAAAGAGATTAAATCAATCCCTTTAGCCACCTTCTTGTCTCAACTCGGACATGAACCGACGGCAAGAAAAGGAACGAGGCTATGGTATAAGTCGCCATTGCGACAGGAACATACGCCGTCGTTTAAGGTGGAAACCACGCTCAATTGCTGGTATGATTTCGGACTTGGCAGAGGCGGCAACATCATTGACCTTGCAACCGAGATATATCGGTCAACCGACCTGCGCTATCTCATGCGTTGCATCGCTGACAGTTGTCCGGTGCCATCGGTGCAGACAGTCGCTTCCTCTTATCCCCAGCGACACTCTGCGCCGAGCATGGAGCGATTTGAGGTCGTGCCACTGGAACACCGCGCACTTGTCGCATACCTCCAAGAGCGTGGCATTCCGGCACACATCGCCAAAGCGAAATGCAAGGAGGCTCACTACAACGTTAACGGCAGATTTTATTTTGCCGTGGCATTCGAGAATGTCAGCGGTGGCCGGGAACTGCGCAACCGATATTTCAAAGGTTGCCGGGGTCGCAAGGACATCTCATATCTGCCGTGGGCGAGAGATGGCCCGTCAAAAGAGTGTGCCGTGTTCGAGGGGTTTATTGATTATCTCTCCGCACTCACACTCGGCATAATCAGCGGAGCCGACGCAATCATACTCAACTCGGTTGTCAATACCAACAAGGCTGTGCCATATCTCAAAGGCTACACCACCATCAACTACTATCTTGACAACGACACTGCCGGACGAACAGCACTCACCGAGCTGACAGCCATATATGGCTCTGCGGTGATTGACCGCTCCATACTATACTCCGAGTTCAACGACTTGAATGAGTATCTCACAAATCAAAGTTTCACCAAAAACACACTATCCAATGAAAACAAATAA
- a CDS encoding DUF3408 domain-containing protein, protein MKTNKSTASKSTELTDAPESKVSTIKSQIIMQPDNSINSTIPVNPVNSDNAVNSTNPTNTDNLFDNEQTATDTTEQPKQQRVGKQQRKLDYAEFKATYLTPAKLMKRHQVNIEDSVWAKLERIARILGDRDTTVGSYINAVLLEHLNLYADDIEIWRKL, encoded by the coding sequence ATGAAAACAAATAAATCCACCGCATCCAAGTCAACCGAGTTGACCGATGCACCCGAATCCAAAGTATCAACCATCAAATCACAAATTATTATGCAACCGGATAATTCAATCAACTCAACCATCCCTGTCAATCCTGTTAACAGCGACAACGCTGTTAACAGCACCAATCCTACCAATACAGACAATCTGTTCGACAACGAGCAGACGGCAACCGATACTACCGAGCAGCCCAAGCAACAGCGCGTGGGCAAGCAGCAGCGCAAATTGGATTACGCCGAGTTCAAGGCTACCTATCTCACACCTGCAAAACTGATGAAGCGTCATCAGGTCAACATAGAGGACAGCGTATGGGCGAAGCTCGAACGCATCGCCCGCATCCTCGGTGACCGTGACACCACCGTCGGCAGCTACATCAATGCTGTCCTTTTGGAGCATCTCAATCTCTATGCCGACGACATCGAAATATGGCGTAAACTCTGA
- a CDS encoding plasmid mobilization protein encodes MSKPTVRKGGRPSKPTDEKRTHVVTIKLNDAEYSDLLERSKAAGVKMAEYVRHGAFRLTIVSRLSGIEQEIARGILNLSSDFNQAMTCFHQLKLRSAANKLAAVVDKMFDILKKLRPNKETDYVCKNT; translated from the coding sequence ATGAGTAAACCTACTGTCAGGAAGGGTGGTCGTCCCTCTAAACCGACCGATGAGAAGCGCACCCATGTGGTTACAATCAAACTGAACGATGCCGAATACTCCGACCTTCTGGAGCGGTCAAAAGCCGCCGGAGTAAAGATGGCGGAGTATGTCAGACACGGCGCGTTCCGGCTCACGATTGTCAGTCGCCTGAGCGGGATTGAACAGGAAATTGCCAGAGGAATACTAAATCTCAGTTCCGATTTCAATCAGGCAATGACCTGTTTTCATCAGCTCAAACTTCGCAGCGCGGCCAATAAATTAGCCGCTGTCGTCGATAAGATGTTTGACATTCTCAAAAAATTAAGACCCAATAAAGAGACTGATTATGTTTGCAAGAATACTTAA
- a CDS encoding relaxase/mobilization nuclease domain-containing protein: protein MFARILKSGTFHDVVGYVTRQFHDPKEYTADTWRIIGSENIFVSDYAKMVQSFEAIHGFMPGKENPAGHISISFDNADAPRLTDEFMAQLAKEYMDGMGIKNTQYLVVRHLETGHPHFHIVYNRVDMLGKAVDERNNFRRSDRVVKAIKDKYGLTYSPLKKKYEDKIPVFKERISQAIYGCKSWDEFSRRLACAGLEVKFHDDHNTGIRIGVKFTDGDITVNGSKIDRAFTYRRLNNLFEFNRKHGQQQSDYAPTRPKVTVEYTPTQKSSLVEDVIEATVGAIGNLFTLGPGFDPEEQAFQNAIKKEEAKRKRKSRRI from the coding sequence ATGTTTGCAAGAATACTTAAAAGCGGCACATTTCACGATGTCGTGGGGTATGTGACGCGCCAATTCCACGACCCGAAAGAGTACACAGCCGACACATGGCGCATCATCGGAAGCGAAAATATTTTCGTCTCCGACTATGCGAAAATGGTACAATCGTTTGAAGCTATACATGGATTTATGCCCGGAAAGGAGAATCCGGCAGGACATATTTCCATCAGTTTTGACAACGCCGATGCGCCTCGCCTGACCGATGAATTCATGGCTCAGCTCGCCAAAGAGTACATGGACGGCATGGGAATCAAGAACACCCAGTATCTTGTCGTGCGCCATCTGGAAACCGGACATCCGCATTTTCATATCGTCTATAATCGTGTGGATATGTTAGGCAAGGCAGTCGACGAGCGCAACAATTTCAGGCGCAGCGACCGTGTTGTAAAGGCTATCAAGGACAAATACGGACTCACATACTCGCCGCTGAAAAAGAAATACGAGGACAAAATTCCGGTATTTAAGGAGCGGATCAGTCAGGCGATTTATGGCTGTAAGTCGTGGGATGAGTTCTCGCGCCGCCTTGCCTGTGCAGGACTTGAGGTAAAATTCCATGATGACCACAACACCGGCATACGCATCGGCGTGAAATTTACAGACGGTGATATAACAGTCAACGGGTCTAAAATCGACCGTGCTTTCACATATCGCCGCCTGAACAACCTCTTTGAGTTTAACCGCAAGCATGGGCAACAACAGTCTGATTACGCTCCGACGCGCCCCAAGGTAACCGTCGAATATACCCCGACGCAAAAGTCCTCACTTGTGGAAGATGTGATTGAAGCCACCGTCGGGGCAATCGGAAATCTGTTCACTCTCGGCCCCGGCTTCGACCCTGAGGAACAGGCGTTTCAAAACGCCATCAAGAAAGAAGAAGCCAAACGTAAACGCAAATCAAGAAGAATCTGA
- a CDS encoding outer membrane beta-barrel protein, translating to MNLIYQTINMNYKRVVGLNLYAPFGVGYIWNATATANVFNQREKADHFHDIGFDNSKWIFYGEFSNSFKFSQNCPVSLTVDFSYISPSLQGIADLSSIWKVDAGVKWQFGKNRCCELDLKADDIFNKWSPTMTINHAGQDYRMKVRDMSHNLKLTFIWRFNGFKPKETNIDTSRFGTGK from the coding sequence ATGAATCTCATCTATCAGACCATCAACATGAACTATAAGCGCGTTGTCGGGCTTAATCTTTATGCGCCTTTTGGTGTAGGATATATCTGGAATGCCACGGCCACAGCCAATGTTTTCAATCAGCGGGAGAAAGCCGACCATTTTCATGACATCGGCTTTGACAACAGCAAGTGGATATTCTATGGTGAATTTAGCAATTCTTTTAAGTTCAGTCAGAACTGCCCGGTATCACTGACCGTTGATTTCAGCTACATCTCGCCATCATTGCAGGGTATAGCCGACTTATCGAGTATATGGAAAGTCGATGCCGGCGTAAAATGGCAGTTCGGAAAGAATCGATGCTGTGAACTTGATTTGAAAGCCGATGACATTTTCAATAAATGGTCGCCGACCATGACTATCAACCATGCCGGTCAGGATTACCGGATGAAAGTGCGCGACATGTCTCACAATCTCAAACTGACATTCATCTGGCGGTTCAACGGCTTCAAACCCAAAGAAACAAACATTGACACATCGCGTTTTGGCACAGGAAAATAG
- a CDS encoding TonB-dependent receptor plug domain-containing protein, giving the protein MRKGILFASFITFISAVAQTEATDTISTRQLDEVVVKGEKPQVKGKDGIMVVDLPGIVKDKPVNNILEALGYMPGVTNNNGMIWLAGASNVTIILNGELTNMPLQNLYQLLYNTSVDRLKNVEIMYSAPAKYHVNGAVINVVLKTPTPLDGLQGQVRTGYNQAHYGSYGGVLAAAYAIKDLTFDLNYGLSLTKSWSREETWSNHLNDGKRTMIEDDMSRIGQNWSNTIFASASWKTLKLTYNGQIISDSKRWSLSSGTLGNYTNAYNMLSPVGYHNIALRYTAPFGMTIGGDYTRYSENRSQSLFKDTDYLLGSENRQDINRWHAYIDQQHQLGQWQLNYGAEYQHSKDHSSQHYAMSDNPDFDDILNEDVASFYVGTERSFDWGLSFNLSAKGEYYYTKYQHNWNFIPQFGATYYKTPKSIFQLNFNTQRIYPSYWELHGGTSHINDYSTIVGNLQLQPYIQYDAQFNYILRQKISSDLLFPIWRQDHGAASLPIAGCHESHLSDHQHEL; this is encoded by the coding sequence ATGAGGAAAGGCATATTATTCGCTTCATTCATTACGTTCATATCGGCTGTGGCTCAGACGGAAGCAACTGATACAATTTCTACCAGACAGCTCGATGAAGTTGTTGTAAAGGGAGAGAAACCTCAAGTCAAAGGTAAGGACGGAATTATGGTAGTCGACCTCCCCGGAATAGTCAAGGACAAACCGGTTAACAATATTCTTGAAGCCCTTGGCTATATGCCCGGCGTCACAAACAATAACGGTATGATCTGGCTCGCGGGAGCTTCCAATGTCACCATTATTCTCAATGGTGAGCTTACCAATATGCCGCTCCAGAATCTTTATCAACTTCTCTACAACACTTCGGTTGACAGACTGAAAAACGTGGAGATTATGTATTCCGCTCCGGCAAAGTATCATGTAAATGGCGCGGTAATCAACGTGGTTCTGAAAACGCCGACGCCTCTCGACGGCTTGCAGGGACAAGTCAGAACCGGATACAATCAGGCTCATTATGGTTCGTATGGCGGTGTACTTGCAGCCGCATACGCTATAAAGGACTTGACTTTTGATTTGAATTATGGGCTGTCGCTCACCAAGTCTTGGAGCCGCGAGGAAACATGGTCGAATCATCTTAATGATGGTAAGCGAACTATGATTGAGGATGACATGAGCCGAATCGGTCAGAACTGGAGCAATACCATATTTGCATCCGCTTCTTGGAAAACGCTCAAACTCACTTACAACGGTCAGATAATCTCCGATTCAAAGAGATGGAGTCTCTCATCAGGCACTTTGGGCAACTATACAAATGCCTACAACATGCTGTCGCCTGTCGGCTATCATAATATCGCCCTGCGCTACACGGCGCCATTCGGCATGACAATAGGAGGTGACTACACCCGCTATTCCGAAAACCGCTCACAGTCATTATTTAAGGACACAGACTACCTTCTTGGCTCTGAAAACCGTCAGGATATTAACCGTTGGCATGCATATATTGACCAACAGCATCAGCTTGGACAGTGGCAACTGAACTATGGCGCGGAATATCAACACTCAAAAGATCACAGTTCACAACACTACGCAATGTCCGACAATCCCGATTTCGATGATATTCTCAACGAAGATGTGGCGAGTTTTTACGTCGGCACAGAACGGTCTTTCGACTGGGGACTGTCGTTCAATCTTTCGGCAAAGGGTGAGTATTATTACACTAAATATCAGCACAACTGGAATTTCATTCCTCAGTTCGGGGCGACTTACTACAAAACACCCAAAAGCATATTTCAACTGAACTTCAACACCCAACGCATATATCCCTCATATTGGGAACTACATGGCGGCACGAGCCACATTAACGACTACTCGACAATTGTCGGTAATCTCCAGTTGCAACCCTATATTCAATATGATGCCCAGTTCAACTATATCCTCAGGCAAAAAATAAGTAGCGACCTTCTATTTCCAATATGGCGACAAGACCACGGTGCAGCTTCCTTACCAATCGCCGGATGCCATGAATCTCATCTATCAGACCATCAACATGAACTATAA
- a CDS encoding sensor histidine kinase, with amino-acid sequence MKRFKTISTTFIVVIAVIFSCNVYYLISLYNSIRTDVERDVMTALADADIDDLMYRAGRAQALASNVQMQEDIEEYNAPRKAEASTYKDENGQLISVRTEADGTVIEERAMLSENSSYSNQMVDAMSRQFHAIMDRYIPYDMEVMDSVLYKRLSNRFIYPDFLCVEVVNSNDSVICGNPKFNGESGLDSFSFNINPDEGIYYKAYMTPLTRHILSQMFGIIITVFLLMVAFSLAFWYLFRTVSRLRTIEEMKDDFVSNMTHELKTPIAIAYSANDALLNYDTTNDPDKKTKYLTIANKQLKRLGELVENILAMSMERRKAMKLRPEDIPLREFIEEIAAAQRMRGDKDITINVNIPENTTIEADMAHLANVLNNLIDNAIKYSRDSVEITITGDSHDLSVRDNGIGIPSKSIPYLFNKFYRVPHGNRQDVRGYGIGLYYVKSILDKMGWDIEAKSTEGEGSVFTIKFSKDEQ; translated from the coding sequence ATGAAACGCTTTAAGACTATCTCGACTACGTTTATTGTTGTCATTGCAGTTATTTTCAGCTGTAATGTCTATTATCTCATATCCCTTTACAATTCGATCAGGACAGATGTCGAACGCGATGTAATGACTGCTTTGGCTGATGCTGATATTGACGACCTAATGTATCGGGCAGGGAGGGCGCAGGCATTGGCATCAAATGTACAAATGCAGGAAGACATTGAAGAATATAATGCCCCCAGAAAAGCAGAAGCATCAACATATAAAGATGAAAACGGTCAACTCATATCAGTCCGGACTGAAGCCGACGGAACTGTTATTGAAGAGCGCGCGATGTTATCTGAAAACTCGTCCTATTCCAATCAGATGGTTGATGCTATGAGCCGGCAATTTCACGCTATAATGGATAGATACATCCCTTACGATATGGAGGTTATGGATAGCGTCTTATATAAGAGACTTTCCAATAGGTTCATATATCCGGATTTCCTATGTGTGGAAGTTGTCAACAGTAACGATTCCGTGATTTGCGGCAATCCCAAATTCAACGGAGAATCAGGATTGGATTCATTCAGCTTCAATATCAATCCTGACGAGGGAATATATTACAAGGCATATATGACACCACTGACCCGCCATATCCTATCGCAGATGTTTGGAATCATTATTACGGTATTTCTTCTGATGGTTGCATTCTCTCTGGCGTTTTGGTATCTGTTCCGCACAGTCTCGCGACTGCGCACCATTGAGGAGATGAAAGATGATTTTGTCAGCAATATGACCCATGAATTGAAAACGCCTATTGCCATAGCATATTCAGCCAATGACGCTCTGCTCAATTATGACACAACCAACGACCCCGACAAAAAGACAAAGTATCTGACGATTGCAAACAAGCAACTGAAACGACTTGGCGAACTTGTGGAAAATATCCTTGCAATGAGTATGGAACGTCGAAAGGCTATGAAACTCAGACCGGAAGATATACCGCTGCGTGAGTTTATAGAAGAAATCGCCGCAGCCCAGCGCATGAGAGGCGATAAGGATATAACCATCAATGTTAATATTCCCGAAAATACCACCATTGAGGCAGACATGGCGCACTTGGCAAATGTACTGAACAATCTGATTGACAATGCTATCAAATACTCCAGAGATAGCGTTGAGATAACGATAACCGGCGACAGCCATGACCTTTCGGTAAGAGATAACGGCATCGGCATTCCGTCAAAATCCATTCCCTACCTGTTCAATAAGTTCTACCGCGTTCCGCATGGCAACCGTCAGGATGTCCGTGGCTATGGCATAGGACTATATTATGTAAAGAGTATTCTCGACAAAATGGGCTGGGATATTGAGGCCAAGAGTACAGAAGGTGAAGGTTCGGTGTTCACTATTAAATTCAGCAAAGATGAGCAATAA
- a CDS encoding response regulator transcription factor gives MSNKILFVEDEEDLTLIVADTLRGQGYEVVTAVDGVVGLEKFKTEAADIVVADVMMPKMDGFTMAKEIRKLSPTVPLLFLTAKSTIDDVEQGFEIGANDYLKKPFELRELIVRIKALLRRYGNNRTEDIRFAIGAYTFNVTTQTLSFGDKETELSHFEAKILERLATNIGKTVDASELMIAVWQRDEQSNRNSLHGYIHKLRRALRHDPSISIINQRGFGYMLTIK, from the coding sequence ATGAGCAATAAGATACTGTTTGTAGAAGATGAGGAAGACCTGACGCTGATTGTCGCCGACACTCTGCGCGGGCAAGGCTATGAAGTTGTCACTGCTGTTGATGGCGTAGTCGGACTTGAGAAATTCAAAACCGAAGCTGCCGATATAGTCGTGGCTGATGTCATGATGCCCAAAATGGATGGGTTCACTATGGCGAAGGAGATAAGGAAATTGTCGCCGACAGTGCCATTGCTTTTTCTCACCGCAAAAAGCACAATAGATGATGTTGAGCAAGGTTTTGAAATCGGAGCCAACGACTATCTTAAAAAGCCCTTTGAACTCCGCGAACTGATAGTGCGGATTAAGGCACTATTAAGACGATATGGTAACAATCGCACCGAGGATATCCGGTTTGCAATTGGAGCCTATACTTTTAACGTAACAACCCAGACATTGTCATTTGGCGACAAAGAGACAGAGCTGTCTCACTTTGAAGCCAAGATTCTTGAACGTCTGGCAACCAATATTGGCAAGACTGTCGATGCCTCAGAATTGATGATTGCCGTGTGGCAGCGCGATGAACAAAGCAACCGCAACTCCCTGCATGGCTACATCCACAAACTCCGCCGAGCCCTCCGTCACGATCCATCAATTTCTATCATCAATCAACGTGGGTTCGGCTATATGCTCACCATTAAATGA